In Ovis canadensis isolate MfBH-ARS-UI-01 breed Bighorn chromosome 11, ARS-UI_OviCan_v2, whole genome shotgun sequence, one genomic interval encodes:
- the ARL5C gene encoding putative ADP-ribosylation factor-like protein 5C isoform X1 has protein sequence MGQLMAKLMSIFREREHKVIIVGLDNAGKTTILYQFLTNEVVHTCPTIGSNVEEIVLQKIHFLMWDIGGQESLRSTWNTYYSNTEFIILVIDSTDRDRLLTAREELYKMLAHEALRDASILIFANKQDMKDSMTIVELSQLLTLSAIKDHPWHIQGCCALTGEGLPAGLQWMQSQATAN, from the exons ATGGGACAACTGATGGCCAAGTTGATGAGCATCTTCAGGGAACGGG AGCACAAGGTTATCATCGTGGGACTGGACAATGCAGGGAAGACCACCATTCTCTACCAGTT CCTGACAAATGAGGTGGTCCATACATGTCCCACCATTGGTAGCAACGTGGAAGAGATTGTTCTGCAAAAGATCCACTTCCTCATGTGGGACATAGGAGGACAGGAGTCTCTGCGCTCCACCTGGAACACATACTACTCCAACACTGAG TTCATCATCCTTGTGATTGACAGCACAGACCGGGATCGGCTGCTGACCGCTCGAGAGGAGCTGTATAAGATGCTGGCCCATGAG GCTCTACGAGATGCTTCCATCCTCATCTTTGCCAATAAGCAGGACATGAAGGACTCCATGACCATCGTGGAGCTCTCCCAGCTCCTCACCCTTAGTGCCATCAAAGACCACCCGTGGCACATACAGGGCTGCTGTGCCCTCACCGGGGAAGG